One segment of Prionailurus bengalensis isolate Pbe53 chromosome E3, Fcat_Pben_1.1_paternal_pri, whole genome shotgun sequence DNA contains the following:
- the CHP2 gene encoding calcineurin B homologous protein 2, which yields MGSLGSHAARIPDADSIRRETGFSQASLLRLYHRFRALDRNKKGYLSRMDLQQIGALAVNPLGERIIDSFFPDGNLRLDFPGFVRVLAHFRPIDDEDPGIRDPKEPEPLNSRMNKLRFAFQLYDLDRDGKISRHEMLQVLRLMVGVQVTEEQLESIADRTVQEADEDGDGAVSFLEFTKSLEKMDIEQKMSIRILK from the exons ATGGGCTCCCTCGGCTCCCACGCCGCGCGCATCCCCGACGCGGACAGCATCCGGCGGGAGACCGGCT TCTCGCAGGCCAGTCTGCTCCGCCTCTACCACCGGTTTCGGGCACTGGACAGGAACAAGAAGGGCTACCTGAG CCGCATGGATCTGCAGCAGATTGGGGCTCTGGCCGTGAACCCCCTGGGAGAACGCATTATAGACAGCTTCTTCCCTGATGG gaatcTGCGTCTGGATTTCCCAGGCTTTGTCAGAGTCCTGGCTCATTTTCGCCCCATCGATGATGAGGACCCAGGAATTCGAGACCCCAAGGAACCTGAACCCCTCAACAGCAGAATGAACAAACTTCGCT TCGCATTTCAGCTCTATGACCTGGACCGGGACGGAAAGATCTCCCGGCACGAGATGCTACAG GTCCTCCGACTGATGGTTGGGGTGCAGGTGACAGAAGAGCAGTTGGAGAGCATCGCTGATCGCACGGTGCAGGAAGCAGATGAAGATGGAGATGGGGCTGTGTCCTTCCTGGAGTTCACCAAG TCCTTGGAGAAGATGGACATCGAACAGAAAATGAGCATACGGATCCTGAAGTGA